The proteins below come from a single Eucalyptus grandis isolate ANBG69807.140 chromosome 3, ASM1654582v1, whole genome shotgun sequence genomic window:
- the LOC104438177 gene encoding xaa-Pro dipeptidase translates to MAPPSAAAPPAPSPSPSSSLSPPPVPMELHVRNRDKLLKSLRQSLRDAGRPLHGFVFLQGGEEQARHDTDHTELFRQESYFAYLFGVIEPGFFGAIDITSGNSLLFVPRLPSEYAVWLGEIKPLSFFEEKYMVNKVFYTDDIVKVLQEQFQGQGKPLLFLLHGLNTDSNNFAKPAEFEGVENFATDLTTLHPILTECRVTKSDLELAVIQFANDISSEAHVEVMRKIRVGMKEYQLESIFLHHTYMYGGCRHGSYTCICATGGNSAVLHYGHAAAPNDRVSFKPPSPEIVKFRYLGQNAWPKVGIALGRGCSLR, encoded by the exons ATGGCGccgccctccgccgccgcgccgccggcgccgtcgccgtcgccgtcgtcctcCCTATCGCCTCCTCCGGTTCCGATGGAGCTCCACGTCCGGAACCGCGACAAGCTCCTGAAGTCGCTCCGCCAGAGCCTCCGCGACGCGGGCCGCCCGCTCCACGGCTTCGTCTTCCTTCAG GGAGGGGAGGAGCAGGCGCGCCACGACACCGATCACACCGAGCTCTTCAG GCAGGAGAGctattttgcttatttattTGGAGTAATAGAGCCTGGATTTTTTGGAGCTATT GATATCACGAGTGGAAACTCTCTGCTTTTTGTGCCTCGGCTACCCTCAGAGTATGCTGTTTGGCTGGGAGAAATAAAGCCTCTGTCATTCTTTGAG GAAAAATACATGGTCAACAAGGTGTTTTATACAGATGATATTGTAAAGGTTCTCCAAGAGCAGTTCCAAGGACAGGGAAAACCTCTATTGTTTCTCTTGCATGGGCTTAACACTGATAGTAACAATTTTGCAAAACCAGCTGAGTTTGAG GGAGTGGAAAACTTCGCAACGGACTTGACTACCCTACATCCTATTTTGACCGAATGTCGTGTTACAAAGTCCGATCTGGAGCTTGCTGTAATTCAGTTTGCCAATGATATAAGCTCTGAAGCTCATGTTGAG GTAATGAGGAAGATTAGGGTTGGCATGAAAGAGTACCAACTAGAGAGCATCTTTCTTCATCACACATATATGTACGGTGGGTGCCGCCACGGCTCATACACGTGTATTTGTGCCACTGGTGGAAACAG TGCTGTTCTTCACTATGGGCATGCAGCTGCTCCAAATGACCGGGTAAGTTTTAAGCCTCCATCTCCTGAAATTGTTAAATTTCGTTACTTGGGGCAAAATGCCTGGCCTAAAGTAGGCATTGCTCTAGGCAGAGGATGTTCACTTAGGTAA